In a genomic window of Henningerozyma blattae CBS 6284 chromosome 9, complete genome:
- the TBLA0I01620 gene encoding uncharacterized protein (similar to Saccharomyces cerevisiae TGL4 (YKR089C) and TGL5 (YOR081C); ancestral locus Anc_5.690), translating to MSNGIDRLSITQSLIEKYYENLEIEKKIPKKKHKKLFSLGLFKFKKNNPDANKPADKPADKPDKKLYSYIISTVIYAFQRILMVYFFIFNLIDGNQIIQTFQENRKLRKKIKSKLIDKKNANSFNHWKSISLELDDLQNNSNWKSVKKSPLYDYQLIESIYLQMRNLRLTGKYDELLYLIRLNWTRNLGNLGDVNLYRNCHLGTKDLIEKYIEESNLSLEALVNHSHINDYYLLSILQQTRKNIGRTALLLSGGGTYGLFHIGVLTTFFELDLLPRVICGSSAGAIVASIICTRNLNELPHLMEDILSKDFNLFNDDSDKTKSENLLIKIARFFKNGTWFNNKPLINTMIEFLGDLTFREAYNRTGRILNITVSPASIFEQPRLLNNLTSPNVLIWSAVCASCALPTIFPPSPLYEKDPITNETKIWDGGTAFSAKFVDGSMENDLPISRLSEMFNIDHIIACQVNIHVYPFLKLSLSCVGGNVEDEFSARLKSNLSKICDFMSREIVHYFDIIYELGFCKNLLIKLRSILSQQYSGDITILPDLRSPLNMTQLLANPTNEILLREVTNGARATWPKVSIIKNHCSQEFALDKAIAFLKGKIIVSSSINSNPIVKFSEFNLLNTNTNTNNNTTANTSNKVQFNYNWNSNYFSKVNSHVDPNDDDETIKEKETTPAVLRDDLINEDSSISISLLKHHECKRSTSVNANCYPNTNFTALASHFLMKNDIYKNRRKSEYSARSNLDNENSNINNNDNNFENIPNVNTNQNFNINIIINNNHHHNHKHNHNSNNPINSTIPTNNRKSHFSLQNSSSSTSSISSNSLETNQTVQTYPQLNDIHTHPRVKQPSFHIISNTIEYNQLASLSSSSSSSTTPIIHPSSYKPNNLFPHSHLKKHNHHGKHSHPHNKVIAPSYHISNSFSHYFPNNDSNINNIRNFDKNIRNNVFSNISNIRRRKSASHLNQNTTTLEPKSFVTRHINSTTSSPNSKSHYLNSISKISPTKNRSIIPNDISNINSDLDTNNKEFEIDNSLASILKPSLPPDFVKYESSPSPTSMTPEDKKVSSIDQENSITTILMHKNITYSSYNKKSFSLQTLIMKIHLQSQLQQIQLLQLLNLLLQIIATIILLNHQGIFP from the coding sequence ATGTCTAATGGTATTGATCGTTTGTCTATCACACAATCTTTAATAGAAAAGTATTATGAAAATCtggaaatagaaaaaaaaatacccaAGAAAAAACACAAGAAGCTTTTTTCATTGGGTCTTTTcaagtttaaaaaaaacaatccAGATGCCAATAAACCTGCCGATAAACCTGCCGATAAACCTGATAAGAAATTGTATTCTTATATCATATCAACCGTTATCTATGCATTTCAACGAATATTGAtggtttattttttcattttcaatttgataGATGgtaatcaaataattcaaacGTTCCAGGAAAATAGGAAAttaaggaaaaaaattaaatctaaattgattgataaaaaaaatgcaaattCTTTCAATCATTGGAAATCAATCTCCTTAGAATTAGAcgatttacaaaataattcaaattggAAATCCGTTAAAAAATCTCCTCTATACGATTATCAATTGATTGAATCCATCTATTTACAAATGAGAAATTTAAGACTCACGGGGAAATATGATGAATTGTTATATTTGATTAGACTTAATTGGACAAGAAATTTAGGTAACTTGGGTGATGTCAATTTGTATAGAAATTGTCATTTAGGTACCAAAGATTTGATAGAAAAGTATATTGAAGAATCGAATCTTTCATTAGAGGCTTTGGTTAATCATTCTCATATCAATGACTACTATTTATTATCGATATTACAACAAACAAGGAAAAATATCGGCAGAActgcattattattaagtgGAGGTGGCACTTATGGGTTATTCCATATCGGTGTCTTGACAACTTTTTTCGAATTGGATCTTTTACCAAGAGTCATTTGTGGTTCCAGTGCAGGTGCCATTGTAGcaagtattatttgtacaagaaatttgaatgaattaCCTCACTTAATGGAAGACATATTATCCAAGGATTTTAACCTTTTCAATGATGATTCTGACAAGACAAAAagtgaaaatttattaattaaaattgcaaggtttttcaaaaatggGACTTGGttcaataataaaccaTTAATCAATACGATGATTGAATTTTTGGGTGATTTAACTTTTAGAGAAGCTTATAATAGAACAGGTAGAATATTAAACATCACAGTATCCCCAGCATCTATCTTTGAACAACcaagattattaaataatttgactTCTCCCAATGTTTTAATTTGGTCTGCAGTCTGTGCATCATGTGCTTTACCCACTATTTTCCCACCAAGTCCCCTTTATGAAAAGGATCCAATTACCAATGAAACTAAGATCTGGGATGGTGGTACTGCATTTTCTGCTAAATTTGTAGATGGCTCCATGGAAAATGATTTACCAATTTCCAGACTATCAGAAATGTTTAATATCGATCATATCATTGCATGTCAGGTTAATATCCACGTTTATCcgtttttaaaattatctttatcatGTGTTGGTGGTAAtgttgaagatgaatttaGTGCAAGATTAAAGtctaatttatcaaaaatttgTGATTTTATGTCTAGAGAAATTgttcattattttgatataatcTATGAACTTGgattttgtaaaaatttACTAATCAAATTAAGATCCATCCTATCACAACAGTATTCAGGAGATATAACCATTTTACCAGATCTAAGATCACCGCTTAACATGACACAGTTATTAGCAAATCCAACTAatgaaattcttttaaGAGAAGTTACAAATGGTGCAAGAGCCACTTGGCCCAAagtttcaattattaaaaatcatTGTTCACAAGAGTTTGCTCTTGACAAGGCAATAGCTTTCTTAAAGGGGAAAATTATTGTGTCCTcttcaataaattcaaatccaattgtaaaattctcagaattcaatttattaaatacaaacacaaatacaaataataatactaccGCCAACACTAGCAATAAAGttcaatttaattataattggaattcaaattatttttcaaaagtgAATTCTCATGTAGACcctaatgatgatgatgaaacaATTAAAGAGAAAGAAACAACTCCTGCTGTATTACGAgatgatttaataaatgaagATTCTTCAATCTCAATATCTCTATTAAAACATCACGAGTGTAAGAGATCAACTAGTGTTAATGCAAATTGTTATCCAAATACAAACTTCACAGCTTTAGCAAGTCATTTCTTGATGAAAAAcgatatttataaaaatcgTCGTAAATCTGAATATTCAGCCCGGTCAAATTTGGACAatgaaaattctaatattaataataatgacaataattttgaaaatattccaaacGTCAAtacaaatcaaaattttaacattaatatcattataaataataatcatcatcataatcATAAACACAATCATAACAGTAATAACCCTATTAATTCAACAATACCTACGAACAATAGAAAATCTCATTTCTCATTACAAAATTCTTCGTCTTCAACTTCAAgtatttcttcaaattccTTAGAGACGAATCAAACTGTTCAAACTTATCCGCAATTAAATGACATACACACCCACCCACGTGTAAAACAGCCGTCATTTCATATCATAAGTAATACAATAGAATACAATCAGTTAGCTTCattatcttcttcttcttcttcttctactACACCTATCATTCATCCATCATCTTATAAGCCAAACAATTTATTTCCTCATTCTCACTTGAAAAAGCATAACCATCACGGGAAACACTCACATCCTCACAATAAAGTTATCGCTCCATCGTatcatatttcaaattcgtTTAgtcattattttccaaataacGATAGtaacattaataatatccGTAACTTTGATAAGAATATAAGGAATAATgtcttttcaaatatatccAATATTAGGAGAAGGAAAAGTGCTTCTCATTTAAACCAAAATACTACAACGTTAGAACCAAAATCATTTGTTACTCGCCACATAAACTCTACAACTTCATCACCAAATTCAAAGAGTCATTACcttaattcaatttcaaagatATCACCAACAAAAAATCGTTCTATTATTCcaaatgatatttcaaatataaattctgACCTAGATACAAATAacaaagaatttgaaatagaCAACTCCTTGGCATCAATATTAAAACCTTCCTTGCCGCCAGATTTCGTGAAATATGAGTCAAGTCCTTCACCAACCTCGATGACCCCTGAAGATAAAAAAGTTTCTTCCATAGACCAAGAAAACTCAATCACAACGATTCTAATgcataaaaatattacttaTTCAtcttataataaaaaaagtttttcCTTACAGACActgataatgaagattcATCTGCAATCACAACTACAACAGATACAGCTACTACAACTCCTGAATTTATTACTACAGATAATTGCAACGATAATACTGTTAAACCATCAGGGGATCTTTCCTTAA
- the TBLA0I01630 gene encoding uncharacterized protein (similar to Saccharomyces cerevisiae SRL3 (YKR091W) and WHI5 (YOR083W); ancestral locus Anc_5.692): MMEKKMDQDPITSDTEESSATINVHASTISSSVSDPATQNDTNLPAEKATSSVKAITATLNSNTPSLLPAASVPKAQTSSLPSTNDPSKETVKDPGKTTTPSTSPKTSDNVSPLSGTSNQSIVHKERPIRDISNALKRRLSFALHKMQDDESLNSNPNANASSSTSASTVLPHEIPTSPSNSHLHVFQSPQTSPNSPLRIFSNVSSPLISNKNHPGHFSGSVSSDHHLASPTTHNFQHHSQLTHSQSIPISLTLNHYRNLYPNSVNHPSSTSKTYNRQYISDDEDLENNSSAHAAFIKALGNKFSSSPIQFQRPISPRNSLLKHQAPCQSQSKSKSTKLPPLINTQSNESQETPTTKSSLDSTTSTTSSKNSSIQSPKHEQDAVRTLISMATSSNPSTPTKTTSNDSLNTSATSTTTVSANTSTQTTSGNKPSNTPKVNDNNVPASNESTESDEDL; the protein is encoded by the coding sequence atgatgGAAAAAAAGATGGACCAAGACCCTATTACATCAGATACAGAAGAGAGCTCCGCCACCATAAACGTTCATGCCAGTACTATATCCTCTTCTGTCTCAGATCCTGCTACACAAAACGATACTAACTTACCTGCTGAAAAGGCAACCAGTTCGGTAAAAGCTATCACTGCAACcttaaattcaaataccCCTTCGTTGTTGCCTGCCGCATCTGTTCCTAAAGCTCAAACATCTAGTCTGCCTTCCACCAACGATCCGTCAAAAGAAACGGTAAAGGACCCAGGAAAAACTACCACCCCTTCTACAAGTCCCAAGACTAGTGATAATGTTTCTCCACTATCTGGCACTTCTAATCAATCCATCGTTCATAAAGAAAGACCAATTAGAGACATTTCCAATGCTTTGAAGAGAAGGCTATCATTTGCATTGCATAAGATGCAAGATGATGAATCTTTGAATTCAAATCCCAATGCAAATGCATCCAGTTCCACCTCTGCATCTACAGTTCTTCCTCATGAGATACCAACATCTCCTTCCAACAGCCATTTACATGTCTTTCAATCCCCACAAACTTCTCCAAATTCTCCATTgagaatattttctaatgtTTCAAGTCCTCTTATAAGTAATAAAAACCATCCTGGTCATTTCTCAGGATCAGTATCAAGTGATCATCATTTGGCTTCTCCAACTACTCATAATTTTCAACACCATTCTCAATTGACTCATTCTCAATCAATACCGATATCACTGActttaaatcattatagAAACCTATATCCAAATTCCGTGAATCATCCGTCTTCAACTTCAAAAACTTATAATCGTCAATATATttctgatgatgaagatttggaaaataattcttcagcACATGCTGCATTTATAAAAGCTTTGGGGAATAAATTTAGTTCTTCCCCTattcaatttcaaagaCCAATCTCCCCAAGAAATAGTCTACTAAAACATCAAGCGCCATGCCAATCTCAATCTAAATCTAAATCAACTAAACTGCCCCCACTCATTAATACTCAATCAAACGAATCTCAAGAAACTCCTACCACTAAATCAAGTTTAGATTCAACCACTTCCACCACTTCTTccaaaaattcttcaatcCAATCTCCAAAACATGAACAAGATGCTGTAAGAACTTTAATATCGATGGCTACATCTTCAAACCCATCAACACCGACAAAAACCACTTCTAATGATAGTTTAAATACTTCGGCAACTTCAACTACAACCGTATCTGCTAACACCAGCACACAAACTACGTCTGGCAATAAGCCTTCAAACACTCCAAAAGtgaatgataataatgtgCCTGCATCTAATGAAAGTACAGAATCTGATGAAGATCTTTAA